Part of the Arachis hypogaea cultivar Tifrunner chromosome 6, arahy.Tifrunner.gnm2.J5K5, whole genome shotgun sequence genome, TTCCAGACACCTTAATTTCCATTTCTTGCCACGTGCCTAATTCGGCAGCGTGTTCACTGCCAATGGGAGGctgaaataaaatgcaaaaagAAATGAAGTTAGAGGAAACTTAGACATCATGTATCTCAAGGAAGGAAAAATAGATTATATTGAGTAATACCCCAAATAAGTCTAATTCTTAGTCGGACACTTTAGCcccaataaattttaattaccaaatcaatctccactatgttgttagtcaaattagtcacctGTCAGGTTTTGCTAAAAAATTTAGACAAATAAGCTATCATTATTTAATAAGCAcataaaagttcttaaaaatttttaaatttttcagatCAGTCCCTTTAAGTTTTCAGATCAGTGCCTAATTCATCTCTAACACTCTCTTTTCTAACTAATCCTCTTCCAACTAATTGATTATTGTTTCCACCTATCAAGTTCCATTACCCAGGCCCGGTTCCACACTACAAAGAATATGGTAGCTTTTCATCCCGTTCCAACCAAAGGAATGTTTTCGCATTATAGAGTACATTTCTTTGACAATCGAAGTCAAAATGCCTCCGGCTTTCCCTTATAATTTAAAAAGGTAAACTGAAAGTTGACATGAAAGAGCAATTAATGAAATGAAAAACATATTTGAAGCTCAGGTAAACTGCAGTTTTAGACCTtaacactaaaattagttatataGGCATGCTTAGATttgtgaaaagaaaaaagaaaagaaaagaaagggttTACCTGCAACCTGACACCAACATGATTTCTCCAAACCTCTTCAGCATTTTCTACTTTTCCCATGTGAAGAGAAACATTTGGTGATGCCCAAACGGTCACATATATTGTTTCAACAGAGGCTTCAATAAGGTCAATTCTTGTCAAGCCACCAATGTGCACTGCCTGCCCTACCTGTAAGTTAAAAACCAGTATGTAAGATTCTAAACCACATCTCCATTTCCAAATTTACATATTGATACCAAAGAAATTGCTATCTCGATTTATTAACTGGAGTTTCCATGGAGCAGGGGGAAAAAAATCAAACTATTGTCCATTTCTGATAGCCTTTAACGGATAAACAACGTGCATAAAGTATACATATAATCTATgcaataaaaataagttaaagaTAACTTAGAGAGCAGCAATAGCAATAAGCCATTAATAACTTGCCTTGATTCTATATGATCGAGGTCGAAGTTCCTTCCGTATCTCAACCATCTTTTGCTCTTCTCTGTTCAGTCTCATCGACATTAAATAGGGATGCAGGAGCCCTGGAGTGTCAAACATCTTAGTCTTAGCGGACAAAATTCCTCCAATTCTCAAGATCCCAAGTGTTGTCCCAGGAATCGGAGCTTCTGTGAGCTTTGTAGCTTTAGCTCCGTGTTTCTTTGAAAATGCATTGATTAGAGTAGACTTCCCCGCATTCTGAGACCCAATCACCCACACATTCCCACGAGGACCTGCCAAGTCCTTTATGAAGGACAACAGATTCCTTACACCTAAATCCTTTCGAGAACTTACAAGATAAACTGCACTTAGTTTAGGTGCTCCTGCAGCACTTGCTCGGTGTCTAACCCATCTATCTAACCTTGCAGGGGAAACCTCTGATGGAAGGAGATCAACCTTTGTAGCCACAAGAACTAGCTTTGGCAGTTTCTTACCCTTCTTCGAGTCATCCTGGATTCTTTCCAATGCCTTAAACAACGATTTTGCTGCCGTCCTAGGGAAAGAACCATCAAAATCAACACAATCCACAACCATAACAACAACAGTAGCACTGCCATTGCCAGAAGGGTTCATCAACCTAGTGGAAATCAACCTATCGAAATCAAAATCGGGTATCAAATTCTCAGCAGTCTGGTTTTTCACCTGGCCATAATTCCTCAAGGAATGACACCTAGCGCACACGGTAACCTCTTCCTTCACCTTTTGGGCCTCCctagccaacttcttcttctcagCTTTCgataccttcttcttcctcttcctctccaGGACCTCCTCAGTGATGTTACCATACCCAACCCCCGCAGGCGCAAAGCCGTTTAAATCAGCCTCATCATCCTCTTCACCCAACAACTTAGCTTCCCACTCGTCAGAATCCCAATTGAAATCATCCGGTAATACCTCAATACCTCCTCCAAGTTCATTTTCAATGCCATCCAGAGAccccacatcatcatcatcattttcttcttcttttactctattaatatcatcaaacacatcatcatcctcatctAATAGTTCATCTTCCATTTTCACCTTCCTTTGTTGATAGTACCCAGGAAGGTTAGGGTCCTCATCTTGCATGAAGACCCCACAACCAGGGCAAATTGGTCCACGACTCTCATCCTCATCTCTCCCCTCACTCAAAAACGGGTTCCTACCCTTTTTCCTTGGCGTGTTTCTTTTCTCTGTTTGAACAGTGGAGCTTCCGTCTACcgcaaaagcaataaagcaaggAACTTTTCTAGTATGAACAGAATTATCTACACTCCAGTAAAGTATAACTACGCTTCAGCCAAATGGGCATCAAAAAGCGAAGAGCGAGAAACTAAAGCAACATGAAGTGGGATTCTAGGTTCTTACCTATGAAATGACGCAAACTCTTGAGTGGTTGATCAGGTACGTTGTTGAGGAAGGAAAACTTGCACGCAGGAAAATTAAGAGATACAATTGTAGAGAAGAATATCGCCATGGCTTCCAATGCATGAAGCGAAGCAGAGAGGAACACTGGTTCAAGTTCTGCAGCAGAGGGAACGAAGAAGGAGGAAAGGATTATAactaaggttctgaaaaccgaaccaaTCATCAAACCgctttagctattagtttactggTTTATAGATTCAACCGGTTCGACCGTAGCTAAAccgaaaaaccgttttataataaaataataaataaaaaataaataaacacactAAA contains:
- the LOC112695981 gene encoding GTP-binding protein BRASSINAZOLE INSENSITIVE PALE GREEN 2, chloroplastic, with translation MAIFFSTIVSLNFPACKFSFLNNVPDQPLKSLRHFIDNSVHTRKVPCFIAFAVDGSSTVQTEKRNTPRKKGRNPFLSEGRDEDESRGPICPGCGVFMQDEDPNLPGYYQQRKVKMEDELLDEDDDVFDDINRVKEEENDDDDVGSLDGIENELGGGIEVLPDDFNWDSDEWEAKLLGEEDDEADLNGFAPAGVGYGNITEEVLERKRKKKVSKAEKKKLAREAQKVKEEVTVCARCHSLRNYGQVKNQTAENLIPDFDFDRLISTRLMNPSGNGSATVVVMVVDCVDFDGSFPRTAAKSLFKALERIQDDSKKGKKLPKLVLVATKVDLLPSEVSPARLDRWVRHRASAAGAPKLSAVYLVSSRKDLGVRNLLSFIKDLAGPRGNVWVIGSQNAGKSTLINAFSKKHGAKATKLTEAPIPGTTLGILRIGGILSAKTKMFDTPGLLHPYLMSMRLNREEQKMVEIRKELRPRSYRIKVGQAVHIGGLTRIDLIEASVETIYVTVWASPNVSLHMGKVENAEEVWRNHVGVRLQPPIGSEHAAELGTWQEMEIKVSGTSWEVNNVDVAIAGLGWYSLCLKGEATMKLWTFDGVEVTLREPLVLDRARSLEKPGFWLPRAISDAIGNQTKLEAQKREKLDDQDTDFVGAGAELSA